The genomic interval ttattttatattttactttttctaataacataaatgcagccttggtgagcaggagagacttctttaaaaacatttaaaaatcttaccgttctaaaacttttgaccagtattgtgtgtgtgtatatatacacaaaaaaaaatattaagaataaacTCTAAATCTATGCTATCCAAGAAAATGCAGAATGTATTAGCTACTAGCCTAACTGCAACAGTAATAATTCAcaacaataattaaaaaaaacaaaaaacaacacctAATCTGTAAGAAAAATAGTACATTGCATTTGAGGCCCTTAATGGATCGAACTGCTCGTATATATTAGTTCATTTTAAGGATTTATTCACAAACCTAATTGTTCACATTCACCAAGGCATCACCACAACCAAGGTCAAAGAACCCTTGCTTGTTTACCAACTTAGTTTTATAATACTCATCTTTCTCCTAAGGAGTTAATGGACAGTAAACAAAAAGGAAAAGAAGAAGAACATTTGTAGTACTTTTCAATCAGTAATTTTACTGCTACTACACTAATGGAGTCTAGCCTACCACATGTAATTCATGTAGAACAAAAGATAATGCACATGTAAAAAGTAATgtcaaaaaaataagtaactTTTTAGACAGATGTAAATGTCTTCTGAGTTTTAGGGCTACAAACTGAACAGCTCAATACACTACGACAATGACTTTACACAAGGGCTAACTGGCAGTGGCAACCTTTGGGTTACAAGTCCAACTCTCTAACCACAGAATATGACTGCATATGTAGCTTTAAATACCATGAGATTGTTGGAGCAACCCTTGATGGATTATTTACCAAAATATATAGcgccatctagcctactgcaaATAATATAGATAACACTAAAGATTAAATGAGAGCAGATTCGAACTATTTCACTTGTATCTCAGATAATATTTTTGTCCTATATACACtgttatatttatatgtgtAAATAATATGATCAAAACGATATAATGCGTCCCCAATTCATCCACATAATGTATCTCTAGGCTATTTTGTAGAAAGCAAATTAGtctattttttttctgaagaTACTGTAAAGCggtaaacagaaaaaaaatatttttcttgacTGCTTccctattaaaataaatatcaggTGAAAACTAAATTCTTCCTGGTAATGTTACTCTTGGCCAGACAACCTTAAAGTTCTGTCCTTAGGGTGCTGAAGACaagtgtgttagtgtgcaggCTTTATTTCTTCTATTTCCTTGACTTACtcaacatatttttgtttaattgagCCATTGTGTACGTGCCCTACCTATTGTTCAACaagtgtctctctctcgctctctctctctctctctctctctctctctctctctctctctctctctctctctctctctctctctctctctctctctctctctctctctctctctctctctctctctctctctctctctctctctctctctctctctctctctctcgggaATGCAGGACTTCCTGAAGGCATGGCAAGTGGGTGGGAACCACAGCTGTGTGTCACTCTACAAATATCACTTCCCTGTGAACCAACTAAGAGTTCTGGCTTACACCTGTTCAAGAGCCACAGTCTTATTAACGATCGATCATTGCTAGAAAGCAATTCAAGTTCCTGACTTATCTCTTGTCGGTTTCTGTGCGGTGGTAAGTATCAGTCATTTTTGTATTATTCGGTTTTGCTTTTATGGTCTTAAAACAACCTAGCTAGTCTCACCTGTACTTGCTGTCAGATTAGTTTCAGGCTATTAGTGACCAAAATATGTTTTCTCAGTGCAGCTTGATTTTAATCCATATTGTACTGTATatgtactgtactgtatataagatatatatataatatatataatagatataagatatatataatatttggttttcaatttattatactttaaattatcatttatttctgtgacgcaaagctgaattttcaggatcattactCCACTCTTCAGTGTGACATGATTCAGACATTCAGACAgtcatccttcagaaataattctaatattctgatttattatgagtgttgaaaacagttccaCTGACTAATacatttgatgaataaaaggttcaaaagaactgcatttattccaaataaaagcatattttcaaataaaataaatatcctttactatataatttttaagaaaaaaatggctGACCTCAaatactgaccagtagtgtatattgttgttacaaaagatttctatttttaaaacatttgtttctttaaaaaaatatgtttttttattttttactttttattcatcagtattataaaaaagtacaaCAGGTTATGAaacaatattaagcagcagaactgtttgcaactttgaaaatgaatcatcatattagaatgatcctgaaaattcagctttgcatcacagaaataactgatcatttaaagtatgaTCAATttgaaaaccatttttttttaaaaattgtaataatatatcacaatattagatccaataaatgcaggcttgatgagcagaaacttcttttaaaaactaattaatgtgtccaaactttaggcctgtactatatatatatatatatatatatatatatatatatatatatatatatatatatatatatatatatatatatatatatatatatatatatatatatatatatatatataaaatagttattttaaaaataacattttaaactttttgttttgttctagtGGGCCATGCTGTACATAGAGTTGATCAGGCTGTGGGATGAGGCCGTGCGGGCAATAGACAGCCGAGACTGGCAGGGCGCTCTCACTAAGCTCAACCAGATCACAGACCACAACTGTCGCACTATGTTTGTGGTCGCGTCGACACACATCGCCCTGGGTCAAGTGGATTTGGCCATCAAGGTACAACCACAATTTTGGTACTTAACCATGTAAGAAATTATAGAAATGTAGGATATCTGGAATGATACTCCAATTCAAGGTGAAAGGTGTTAAATAGCATTCGCCAGAGCTATAGTTTAGTTTTATAGGGGTTTTCAGTCTTTTAGATGCCACAATCACCAAATATGGCATATCATATACCTAAAACATATTTAGGATGTACTGTATAAAAGctatatatttgtatgtataaAGACCCAGTAAATAGATATGTGATTAATATAAATTTGgaaaatattatttgaaaaatatgtAGTTTCAGttgttacattacatttttgttcTACTCACTATAATACAGGtgtatgtataataataataataataataataataataataataataataataatataaaaatgaatttatttaattagttaAGTTTAaagttgtattatttatttttctgttacTTTTCCCCTAATGATTTTTTGTGGCCCCCTGGGGGTCACCACTCCCCAGTTTAAAAATCCCTTAGTTAATAAATTTGACTTTTCAAGGATCGCAAAAAGATGTAAGAAGGAAATAGGAATGGTATATGTCATGAATGTTACGTTTTAGTTAAAAAGGtgtacattttgaaatgtcacatGATACCTTTTAGGCTCTCGACCAGGTAATCGCAAAGGATTCATGTCTTGCTGTGGGATTTTTCCAGAGGTCTGCTGTTCATATCATGGCAAACAGGTGAGAAATAGACATATTCTGTTTTTATAACTTAGATCTCTATGAATGAGTAGACGAGTCTATCTGGTAATCCACAGCATGATGCAATACAAACATTAACCTCTTTTGTTTAAAGTTGATGTTCTGGACCGCTGATTCACTTTCATCTGACACTGCCTCTTTGTTCTCTTGCTCTCTCCATTTTTTCGTTGTCATTCTCTCTTTGTCTGTCACATTTTCTAACACCAGGCTGGAGGAGGCATTGTCTGATTGTATATGGGCTCAGAAATACATGAGGGAAAACCCTGTTATTGACTACAAACAGCTGGGTCTTCGCTATAAAATGTACAGCTGGCAGGTAAGAACATAATTCAATCTGATTGTGAAAAAAGTAAGACATAACTGTCTATAAAAGTACGATTGTCTGGATTTAGTTTGCACGTTTTATTTGGTAACATTGCAATTTGGGAAATTGTTGAAATTTTCTGTCAAACCTTGTGTCAACTCTGCCATTAAACATGAACTTTGGTGGAGTTCACCTGCACAGATAGCTATCACAAGGCCTCTTTGAGGGCTGTGTGAAAAAAACTCCATAGTTATGAAATGTCAAATGCCAGGCGGAAAAAAGATAAGACATCCAGCATTCCTCAGCCTGAATTGATGAAGCAACCTTTAAGATCCTCAAACACATATTAGTAGAAAACCAGAGGCATGAATGACCATCACATGCATAATTTGCACAGCTTGTCCGTTTTTAGACATAAGTGCACGTTTTATGTTTTATAGGTATGGTTTATGCaatttactacactgtaaaaaaaaaattcaggccaTATTTTCATATTTCCATATCTAAATTTtccagttggccaaatttaatttctgtgaattaatgcaatttaattcagagaaattcaatttggccaacacattttttttagatatgatcagttactaattttttatttctttttacagtatagaagaagaaaaataacGCCTCATTACTCGCTGGGCGaagaatttattaattttacagATTCCAATGAGGGTAATCTTAACAAAGAATTTAAGCATTTCAATAGTAAAATTCCatacaatttaatttattagTCCTTATATACAGTTCTTATTATGAATTAAGAAATTGAATTGAGTAAAAAGACTAgagctaaataaaatgttttgtgaaaatCTGAGGGAATTGGGAAATCGGAATCGACCATTTAGTTTATGTGATTCGTATAGTAATCACAAGAGTGtagtaacaaaaatatcttacttTAGGGATATTTACACTTGTCagccataacattatgaccataaCACTGACAGTTGAAGTGAataactgattatctcttcatcgcAGCCCTTGTTAGTTGGTGGGATATACtaagcagcaagtgaacattttgtccacaAAGTTGATGAGTTAGAAGCAGCAAAAATGGGCAGGCGTaggtaaggatttgagtgagttttacaagggccaaattgtgatggctagatgactgggtcagagcatctccaaaactacagctcttttggggtgttcccagtcttcagtgatcagtATTTAATGCAGGCAGGGAACAGTGTTGAACCGGCGAAAGGGTCGTGGGctgccaaggctcattgatgtgGTTGGGGGAGTAAACGCTGGCCTGTGtagtctgatcaaacagatgatgaatataattttattttacatcacgtggatggctggTTGTGTGCATCGCTTACTTGGGAAACACATGGCAGCCAGGACATTAGAGGACTTgtaggatctgctgctaacatattggtgccagataccacaacacaccttcaggggtctagtggagtccatgcattgacaggtcagggctgttttggcagcaaaagggggggccaacacagtattagtacattcagtgtatgtatatatacacacttaaAATGTTTGGGGTCTGTTTTTTTATGTCTTTGAGAttagtctcttatgctcaccatgcaaggctgcatttatttggggaaaaaatacagCATCAAAGTATCAAAATGcagtaaaatcaataaaaaatgtgaacatttttaaggcttaaaataatttatattttaatatattttaaaaggtaTTTTATTCCAGGAATGGcattactccaatcttcagtgttacgtgatccttcagaaatcagtgcacaataaacatttcttaaaatCACAGTTAAAactgtggaaaccatgatatttTCTTTGCTGAATAGAAACTTCAaaaggacagcatttatttgaaataaaaatgataaattataataaatgtctTTAGTGTGTATATAATGTACAGTGTGTACAACTTGTGTGGGTTTGTTCACTTTTTAGGTCCTTTATAATGCAGCAGCCGTTTACTCCAGACTGCAACAATGGGACAAAGCCAGGGACATTTTGCTGGCAGCCTCACAGGAGAGAGGAGCGGGCCGAAGCAACCTAATAGACACAGCTCTAGAGGCTCTTTCTGTAAGACCTATGTAGTACTTACATTAAGAAAATGCAAATAGAAGGCTAAAAAGTGTTTTCGTAGTGCAGTACCTCTACTGCTAACTTTTATTGCCCTTATACTTGTAATGTTTTACTGAACACAGTGGTTTGTATGATCTCTAATTCTGTTTACAGAGAACAACACTCCACCAAACTTTGTCACTTAATGTTTATATCCAATTTATTCCCAGAGGAGAGAGGTTCTGGAGCCTCTCCTGGTACCAGAAGGTGAAGTGTTCCGTCCCAGGAAACAGGAGGTGGACCAACTTAAACCGAGGGACTTCTTGGGTGAAGCAAAGGTGATTCATATGTTTACGCTGTACTGTGCTTTAATAGCGGTTTGGAAATTAACTATATAAACTTCACTATAATCCAATAATAGTAAGTACAAATATTTGAACACAAAATGAGTGGTCCAATTAAAAAACAGACAAACCTAAATGTGCAAAATCAAATATTACAGACAAATAAATTGTAATGATGTGTATGCAGTACATTAAAAAGGCAAAGTGGTATATAAATATGTGCATGTAAGAACTTAAAAACTGCACAAAAAAGAATGCATCCGCAGGTTTCAACTGATTGGCTTTCCTAtcgctcaaacagtagagcattgCGCTAGCAACgcaaaggtcatgggttcgattcccagggagagcacgatgttaaaatgtgtacattgaatgcaatgtaagtcgctttggataaaagcatctgccaaatgcgtaaatgtaaatgGTTGTCATCACATGCATATGGTGATTCTGCACTTAAATGTTTCCTGAAACTAAACTCGTCTTCTCTCAGGTCATCACGTCTTTGATTCCAAATGATGACTTCAGGGGCTTTGATCCCCTCAGACCACAGGTAATGCTACAACCTCACAATTTTGTTTTCTATTATTTTCAGTGTCTCTTGGTTTCTCAACAAACTCAAACACTGATTATGTATGTCCCTGCAGAAACCAGGGTACTATGAGCCAAATGTAGTTGACGGCCAGTAAGTATTCAGAAAATATTAAAGACTGTTAACAAACCAGCTTAATGatgatataatatataatacaatatgtCTTTCCTGACTAGGGACTCTCGTTACATGGTAATGAAGAGTGCTTATGTGGCAAAAGGTGCAGGGGAGCTAACAGTGCCTGCTGGAGCAGAAGTGTTTGTGTACAGTGATGAAGACAAGGACGGGCTGGCAGTAGTCATTTATGATGGAAAGGTGCGATACTTTTTCATTCTAGATGTGAAGGATGATTATTAGGCAATTGTTTTGATTTGGAGGCACACTGAATGTTTTTCCGTACGACAATCTGCttgttaaaggcacaatatgtaagagtTTTGGATtgaaacaatgttatatatttttttgacttGTGTAGCCTACTTATATTATCCCAAAattccaaaaatgtttaaatccagagaaataagcccTTTTGACACGGACCTTGTCCGTTTATCACCTATGACATCATACCCGCATTACCTTCAATTTTGTAGAAACTATGGAAACACCAATGAGAGAAGCgttaaaacataattttcaacacacttaaataatatatctaatatgataaataaaataaaaagagctGCAGAACAGCTGCGCATGACCGGAAAATCTGAATCGGTcatctgtggcataataaaagctcagcgaaatcaagctacgcctttgttttgaataagtgacctctagcggcgaaaaattaaaaaaagaaaaatgatgttGTGACATAAGGATTACTGTTTCAAGGCCCAAGCCTCCACTTGTTTAAGTTGGGAATCCGATCTCAAGAGCAGTTTATAAGCATTATTTAGTATACATATATCAAATGTaagctaaatattttaaaactgtTTAAAACGGTGTACACCACAATCTTCGGGATTACAACGTCCAGGACATCatatttcaacaattcataaaagatgaatcactcTAGTGCCATAAGAGATTGCTGTATCGGGGTATAGGTTAGGATCATGATTTTTCAGCAGTATTGCAGTGCATGGTTAGTTTATATCAGCACCATTTCCTTTTGGAATCTAAGCGAATAAACAGGTCAGACTTAACAAGCAGATATTCTTGCTTTCTAATTATGTTTCTGACATTCACAAAAGCAGTTTGAGTGGCAACATCAATGTGTGATATAAAACTAATAAGAAAATATAGAGTTACTCCTGGTctatttcttcttcttttttaacttttacaTGGCAGAGAGGTCTGGTTCCCAATTTCCTGCTTGAACCGATGGGCAAGAAAAAGGGTAAATTCAAGCGAATTGtaagttttctattttttaacCTCCTTGAATGACCTCTTTCATTTCCCACAGTATACAGTAGCTATGTGCTTTGTGGGTTTTAATAGGATTTTGTTATTTTCCAAGGCTCATCCAGCCTTTCAATAAGATATATTGAGCTTGGTGTAAAATGCAGAATTGTATTATTGAAGactattaaaaatgttaaaaacttTCTCACTCTGCAAACCACAGAGATTTGGCAAAGACAGCACTTTGCTACATCACTCTTTATCACTTTCAGTCTCGTTCTAAGAAAAATAGTAAGGAAAAtagtaatgaaaataaaaatgatttaaaaggTTATTGTTACCAATTCTTCCAGATGTGGTTTAAAATTGTGCTTGTTTTGCATACACTTTTTCTTCAACCTCTGATGTTCAATATCTGAATTAAAGTTGTTATAGGCAATAACATACTGAGTGCTTTTCTCTGCATATCACTCATGAAGGAACTCGCCAATGGCATCCCACATCCACCAGCCCTAAAACCCCCAAATCGACCCCAAGGTCCATCTCAACGTACATTAGGTagagttaaaatattttcaGATAACCGACGCACTGAAACTAAAATAGTTTGTTAATaaataaagttgtttttattattatagaattattataaaatatatattattataaaaaagaaagaaaatgtcatTTCTAAACTTGTAATATCTAAAGCACATGCTCCAATATTGCATGATGCAGTTATCATTTCCTGTCTCTTCTTCAACTGtcctaaaaataaagaaaaggaTTGTGTCGGTATTCTGAAAAAAGATTGTAGCAGTACCCTCTCATCTGTAGAGTGTCACCCCTCCTGTGCCGGTGCTACCCACACAACTCCTTCAATGACCAGCAACTCCACCCGCGTCCCTACGCAGCAGGTGAGTAATAAAACACACTTGAGAGAAAGATGAAAGAATGCTCACCTTGTGcaggaaaaacatgtttttttaaattatttttttacatcacCCGTAACTAGAAACGAATTTAAACAATTCATGTAAA from Pseudorasbora parva isolate DD20220531a chromosome 3, ASM2467924v1, whole genome shotgun sequence carries:
- the noxa1 gene encoding NADPH oxidase activator 1 isoform X2; protein product: MLYIELIRLWDEAVRAIDSRDWQGALTKLNQITDHNCRTMFVVASTHIALGQVDLAIKALDQVIAKDSCLAVGFFQRSAVHIMANRLEEALSDCIWAQKYMRENPVIDYKQLGLRYKMYSWQVLYNAAAVYSRLQQWDKARDILLAASQERGAGRSNLIDTALEALSRREVLEPLLVPEGEVFRPRKQEVDQLKPRDFLGEAKVITSLIPNDDFRGFDPLRPQKPGYYEPNVVDGQDSRYMVMKSAYVAKGAGELTVPAGAEVFVYSDEDKDGLAVVIYDGKRGLVPNFLLEPMGKKKGKFKRIELANGIPHPPALKPPNRPQGPSQRTLECHPSCAGATHTTPSMTSNSTRVPTQQAQTSPQDPGSVVVKVHYTYTIALRVPLETPFRDLQEKIAQKLGQPATNIRLRHRRHGTRVLMPLNGDDGLNSLEDVAESGRAQIWCQNEDPLANRTILYQMVALYDYNAQGPEDLEFSEGDTIDILSEVNEEWLEGHIAGKIGIFPRSFAHRETESISGASTE
- the noxa1 gene encoding NADPH oxidase activator 1 isoform X1, which translates into the protein MLYIELIRLWDEAVRAIDSRDWQGALTKLNQITDHNCRTMFVVASTHIALGQVDLAIKALDQVIAKDSCLAVGFFQRSAVHIMANRLEEALSDCIWAQKYMRENPVIDYKQLGLRYKMYSWQVLYNAAAVYSRLQQWDKARDILLAASQERGAGRSNLIDTALEALSRREVLEPLLVPEGEVFRPRKQEVDQLKPRDFLGEAKVITSLIPNDDFRGFDPLRPQKPGYYEPNVVDGQDSRYMVMKSAYVAKGAGELTVPAGAEVFVYSDEDKDGLAVVIYDGKRGLVPNFLLEPMGKKKGKFKRIELANGIPHPPALKPPNRPQGPSQRTLEKDCVGILKKDCSSTLSSVECHPSCAGATHTTPSMTSNSTRVPTQQAQTSPQDPGSVVVKVHYTYTIALRVPLETPFRDLQEKIAQKLGQPATNIRLRHRRHGTRVLMPLNGDDGLNSLEDVAESGRAQIWCQNEDPLANRTILYQMVALYDYNAQGPEDLEFSEGDTIDILSEVNEEWLEGHIAGKIGIFPRSFAHRETESISGASTE